The Herbiconiux sp. A18JL235 region GCCGAGTGGGGCGGCGTCGACGCGACGGGCAAGGTCGCCGTCGTCTCGCGCGGCATCTGCTCCTTCTCCGAGAAGTCGATCGCCGCGGGCGCCGCGGGTGCCGAGGCGCTGCTGGTGTACAACAACGAACCGGGAGCCCTGTCGGGAACGCTCGGCGAGCAGCAGCCCGAGTTCGTGCCCTCGGTGGGCCTCAGCCAGGAGGAGGGCGCCGAGGTCGTCGCCGCACTGGCCGAGGGGCCGGTGACCGTCGACCTGCAGATCCAGGAGACGACCACGGTGGTCGACACCTTCAACATCGTCGCTCAGACGCCGACGGGCCGCACCGACAACGTCGTGATGCTCGGCGCGCACCTCGACTCGGTGCCCGAGGGCCCCGGCATCAACGACAACGGCAGCGGTTCGGCCGCCATCCTCGAGACGGCCGTGCAGCTCGCCGCCTCGGGCGAGCTCGAGAACGCTGTGCGCTTCGCCTGGTGGGGAGCCGAGGAGGTGGGCCTCGTGGGCTCCACCTACTACGTCGACCAGCTCGCGCTCGCCGACGAGGAGCTGCCCGAGGGCGAGGGCGAGCTCGACAAGATCGCCACCTACCTCAACTTCGACATGGTGGCCTCCCCGAACTACGTCATCAGCGTCTACGACGCCGACCAGTCGACCTACGAGGCTCCGGTGGAGGTGCCCGAGGGCTCCGTCGCCACGGAGAAGTCCCTCACCGACCACTTCGACGCCGAGGGCCAGCCGTGGATCGACACGGCCTTCGACGGCCGCAGCGACTACGAGGCGTTCATCCTCAACGACATCCCCGCCTCGGGCCTGTTCACCGGCGCCGACGACGTGAAGACCGCGGAGGAGGTCGAGCTGTTCGGGGGCACCGAGGGCATCACCCACGACCCGAACTACCACTCGGCCGCCGACGACATCTCGAACGTCAACCAGGAGGCTCTCGGCATCATGATCGGCGCCATCTCGTCGGTCACCGCCGAGCTCGCGAACGACACCTCGGCCATCAACGGGGTGGCCCCGCTGCCCGGCCCCGAGCCCACCGAGACTCCGGCGCCCACTCCCGCACCCACCTCGACCCCCACGCCCGGTGGCGGCTCGGGCGGCTCGGGCGGTGGCGAGCTGGCGGCGACGGGAGTCGAGGCCGCGGCCTTCGGCGTGATCGTGCCCGGCGCCCTGCTGCTGGTCGTGGCCGGCGCCACCCTCGTGGTGCTGCGCCGGAGGAGCCACTCGGTGCGCTAGCCGCGCCACCGCGTAGGTGGAAAGTACTCAGGAGGAACGGTGGCCGCTCGCGCCTAGCGTGACGGGATGTCTACTCGCTTGACCCGCACCGGCTTCGCGCTCGCGGCCACCGTCCTCCTCTCCTCCTCCCTCGCCGCAGCCCCGGCTCTGGCCCCGGCGGCCACCGCCGCCCCACCTGGGCCGGCCCACACGGTCAACGTCATGGCCCCGCTGTTCATCGACGACTGGGCGAGCGACGGCCCGCGCTGGCGTCAGTTCTCCTCCTCGCTGTCGGTGGCGGCCGGGCAGGGCGTCGACGCGGTCGCCGTCGACGTCTGGTGGGGCAAGGCCGAGCCCGCCAGGGGTTCCTTCGACTGGGGCTACTACGACAAGCTGTTCGCCGCGGTGACGGATGCGGGGCTGGACCTGGTGCCCCTCATGTCGTTCCACGAGTGCAAGAGCAACGTCGGCGACGTCTGCGACATCTCCGTTCCCGCCTGGGTGTGGGAGCCGTACCAGATCTGCGGCATCGCCGGCTGTTCGAGCGCACCCGTCGACGACTACTACGTGAGCGAGTACGGCAACGTGAGCAAGGAGGCGCCCGCCCCCTGGGGTGTCGGCGCCGATCGCACGCTGGCCGACATGCGCGATTTCATGAACGCCTTCGAAGACCACTTCACCTCGCCCGGCCACGACTACACCGGGCGGGTGCAGGAGATCTCGGTGAGCACCGGCCCGGCCGGCGAGCTGCGCTACCCCTCGTACAACATCCACGACTCGAAGGTCGCGGGGAATCCGGCGGGCTACCCGAACCGGGGCACCTTCCAGAGCTACACCGACTCCGCGGTGCGGTCGTTCGCCGACTGGGCGGTGGCCCGGTACGGCTCCGTCGCCGGTGTCGGTGCGGCCTGGGGCATCCCGGGTCTGAGCTACTCCGCCATCACGCCCCCCACCGACCACGACCGCTTCATCACCTCGGGGTCGTACCATGCGATCCGCTACGGCCGCGACTTCACCCGC contains the following coding sequences:
- a CDS encoding M28 family peptidase; amino-acid sequence: MTRRHRRLAAFGVGAGVVVAGVAGGGAAWAVEPDDLESRVTVAGVMGHLEALQQIADANDGNRAIGTAGYEASGQYIEQVLTAAGYSPERQDFQATSQTIDAFSITLLGTTTDLDDIESPDATRLPMEGTPATPVEGLTGLELIAPTTATGCDSAEWGGVDATGKVAVVSRGICSFSEKSIAAGAAGAEALLVYNNEPGALSGTLGEQQPEFVPSVGLSQEEGAEVVAALAEGPVTVDLQIQETTTVVDTFNIVAQTPTGRTDNVVMLGAHLDSVPEGPGINDNGSGSAAILETAVQLAASGELENAVRFAWWGAEEVGLVGSTYYVDQLALADEELPEGEGELDKIATYLNFDMVASPNYVISVYDADQSTYEAPVEVPEGSVATEKSLTDHFDAEGQPWIDTAFDGRSDYEAFILNDIPASGLFTGADDVKTAEEVELFGGTEGITHDPNYHSAADDISNVNQEALGIMIGAISSVTAELANDTSAINGVAPLPGPEPTETPAPTPAPTSTPTPGGGSGGSGGGELAATGVEAAAFGVIVPGALLLVVAGATLVVLRRRSHSVR
- a CDS encoding family 14 glycosylhydrolase; the protein is MSTRLTRTGFALAATVLLSSSLAAAPALAPAATAAPPGPAHTVNVMAPLFIDDWASDGPRWRQFSSSLSVAAGQGVDAVAVDVWWGKAEPARGSFDWGYYDKLFAAVTDAGLDLVPLMSFHECKSNVGDVCDISVPAWVWEPYQICGIAGCSSAPVDDYYVSEYGNVSKEAPAPWGVGADRTLADMRDFMNAFEDHFTSPGHDYTGRVQEISVSTGPAGELRYPSYNIHDSKVAGNPAGYPNRGTFQSYTDSAVRSFADWAVARYGSVAGVGAAWGIPGLSYSAITPPTDHDRFITSGSYHAIRYGRDFTRWYHESLMRHGSEVMAEAARAFDGGFGTVPLGIKIPGVHWQTMSTSPLRRAPEVAAGLVHTDQDYNGSSTDFGYDPLLAAVRGIATASGPHPVVLHFTALEMPDGREWDGGDHAYSDAASLVRWVGAAANKAGVTLKGENALADNLAAAGTTSAVGWSHIRDAFSGITPAYSGLTVLRIGEVTGAPASTGRVEFERFLRDFH